Part of the Methanoculleus sp. 7T genome, CACATCTTCGTGCCGTACCTCGATGAAGAGAAGGCACAGGAGATCCACGCCGTCCCCGGCGTGGGCATGCAGGTCAGCGGTTCGCCTGCCGCCAAAGACCCTGCGGTCGTCGTCCTGATGGGGGGTCTTGCGATGCCAAACATCCCTGTCGACGCAAAAGATGCGGCGGCACTCCTCGTACGTCATCCCGGAACAAAGAAGGTCGGCGTCTGCTTCATGAGCATGTTCGAGAAGGCAGGCTGGCTCGATCAGGTC contains:
- a CDS encoding DUF2124 domain-containing protein, with the translated sequence MEKIETLSGVPGMLRPFKQYLAAAGLPEGARIMYCGVPGTCTPFIELLAFAVRDLPFEHIFVPYLDEEKAQEIHAVPGVGMQVSGSPAAKDPAVVVLMGGLAMPNIPVDAKDAAALLVRHPGTKKVGVCFMSMFEKAGWLDQVAFDRLIDATLDPVVIYR